The sequence CCGAGCGCAGGTCGAGGACCTCGGCGCTGATGCCCTCGGCCCCCAGGGTGTCGGCGGCTTCCAGGGCCTCCAGCACCATCTGGGACGAGGCCACCAGGGTGACGTCGCCGCCCTGTCGCAGCACGGCGGCCTGGCCGGCCGGCACCTCGTAGCGCTCCTCCGGCACGGCCTGGCGGTGGTCGTAGAGCCAGCGGTGCTCCAAGAAGATCGTCGGCTGCTCGCCGAAGATGCTCTCCAAGAGCATTCCCTTGGCGTCGCGGGGAGAGGCCGGCAGCAGCACCCGCAGGCCGGGTACGTGGGCAAAGAGGGCTTGCAGGCTCTGGGAGTGCTGGGCCGCGGAGCCCCACCCCCGGCCGACGATGGCGCGGATGGTAAGCGGTGCCCGGACGTGCCCGCCGGTCATGTAGGACCACTTTGCCGCGTGATTGACGATCTGATCCATGGCCATGGGCAAAAAGTCTACCCGCATGTGGATGGCCACGGGCCGCATCCCCGCTAGGGCGGCGCCTAGGGCCACGCCGGTCATGCCATTCTCGGCGATGGGGGTGTCCATCACCCGGTCCCCGAAGCGCTCCTTGAGGCCCAGGGTGGTGCCGAAGACCCCGCCCGGGTCGTCGATCCCCTCCCCGAGGAGGAAGACCGCCGGGTCGGCCTCCAGGGCCT comes from Thermodesulfobacteriota bacterium and encodes:
- a CDS encoding transketolase C-terminal domain-containing protein — its product is ALEADPAVFLLGEGIDDPGGVFGTTLGLKERFGDRVMDTPIAENGMTGVALGAALAGMRPVAIHMRVDFLPMAMDQIVNHAAKWSYMTGGHVRAPLTIRAIVGRGWGSAAQHSQSLQALFAHVPGLRVLLPASPRDAKGMLLESIFGEQPTIFLEHRWLYDHRQAVPEERYEVPAGQAAVLRQGGDVTLVASSQMVLEALEAADTLGAEGISAEVLDLRSVRPLDRDAVLASVRRTGRLVVADNGWGPCGVAAEVAAIAAEGAFEALRAPVRRVTLPDVPTPASAPLEKAYYPGAAEIAAAARGIL